A genomic segment from Malus domestica chromosome 05, GDT2T_hap1 encodes:
- the LOC114824736 gene encoding uncharacterized protein: MALENCLQLSTVCTTRVGAAAQCYHPFSSMGKFVVPICNGLKKSSLKFSSSTSSFPHSSKSQKSRFICKAREALNEVQVVNDSSWSSLVIASENPVLVEFWAPWCGPCRMIAPVIDELAKEYAGKISCFKLNTDESPNTATQYGIRSIPTVLFFKNGEKKESVIGAVPKSTLSATIEKYVDL; the protein is encoded by the exons ATGGCTTTGGAGAACTGCTTGCAGCTAAGCACAGTGTGCACTACAAGAGTTGGTGCTGCTGCACAATGCTACCatccattttcttccatggGCAAGTTTGTTGTGCCAATTTGTAATGGCTTGAAGAAATCTTCTTTGAAATTCTCTTCATCGACTTCATCGTTTCCTCATTCCAGCAAATCACAGAAATCCCGCTTCATTTGCAAAGCTCGTGAAGCTCTCAATGAAG TTCAAGTGGTGAATGATTCAAGTTGGAGTAGTCTTGTGATTGCAAGTGAGAACCCAGTTCTGGTGGAGTTTTGGGCACCGTGGTGTGGACCGTGCCGGATGATTGCGCCGGTGATCGATGAACTGGCAAAAGAGTACGCCGGAAAGATATCTTGTTTCAAGCTCAACACAGATGAAAGCCCCAACACTGCCACTCAGTACGGTATAAGGAGCATACCAACTGTGCTCTTCTTCAAGAATggggagaagaaagagagcgTTATTGGTGCAGTGCCAAAGTCCACATTGTCTGCAACCATTGAAAAATATGTAGATCTTTAA